One genomic segment of Brevibacillus laterosporus LMG 15441 includes these proteins:
- a CDS encoding RNA polymerase sigma factor produces MEENHYSPITGEGGPVGFEALVQPHLPTAFRVAFLIVHDYHFAQDAVQEALWEAYQSLYRYDERKGTSFRAWFMKIVTHRALNMVRRKKKTEEYADSIDPDQNPLESILQKEQEQQIWRAIQSMTPKHRSAVILYYYEQFSVAEIAKILGVFEGTVKSRLHKARKLIAEKIQAEKETQVMTEIGVIMHD; encoded by the coding sequence TCCAGTGGGCTTTGAAGCACTTGTTCAGCCTCACTTACCTACGGCATTTCGAGTCGCTTTTTTAATCGTTCATGATTACCATTTTGCTCAGGATGCTGTTCAAGAAGCACTATGGGAGGCGTATCAATCACTTTATCGCTATGATGAACGAAAAGGGACATCGTTTCGAGCTTGGTTTATGAAAATTGTGACACATCGGGCGCTTAATATGGTGCGTAGAAAGAAAAAAACGGAAGAATACGCAGACTCCATTGATCCTGACCAAAATCCATTGGAGAGTATTCTGCAAAAGGAGCAAGAGCAACAGATTTGGCGAGCGATCCAGTCGATGACGCCGAAGCATCGCTCTGCTGTTATTCTTTACTATTATGAACAGTTTAGTGTAGCTGAAATTGCAAAAATCCTTGGTGTGTTTGAGGGTACGGTAAAATCAAGGCTGCATAAGGCCAGAAAGCTAATCGCTGAGAAAATACAGGCTGAAAAAGAAACACAGGTAATGACCGAGATAGGAGTGATCATGCATGACTAA